In Hevea brasiliensis isolate MT/VB/25A 57/8 chromosome 13, ASM3005281v1, whole genome shotgun sequence, a single genomic region encodes these proteins:
- the LOC110648034 gene encoding homeobox-leucine zipper protein ATHB-14-like isoform X1: protein MALSMHNKEGNNKQMDTSKYVRYTPEQVDALERVYTECPKPSSLRRQQLIRECPILANIEPKQIKVWFQNRRCREKQRKEASRLHTVNRKLTAMNKLLMEENDRLQKQVSQLVYENGYMRQQLQNASATTTDNSCESVVMSGQQQQQQNPTPQHPQRDANNPAGLLAIAEETLAEFLSKATGTAVDWVQMIGMKPGPDSIGIVAVSRNCSGVAARACGLVSLEPTKVAEILKDRPSWFRDCRCLDVLSVIPTGNGGKIELIYMQTYAPTTLAAARDFWTLRYTTTLEDGSLAVCERSLTTNTGGPAGPPASSFVRAEMLPSGYLIRPCEGGGSIIHIVDHVDLDAWSIPEVLRPLYESSKILAQKMTLAALRYIRQISLETSGEIQYGGGRQPTVLRTFSQRLCRGFNDAVNGFADDGWSLLGGDGVEDVTIVINSSPNKFLGSQYNASVFPTFGGGVLCAKASMLLQNVPPALLVQFLREHRSEWADYGVDTYSSACLKASPYAIPCARPGGFPSGQVILPLAHTVEHEEFLEVVRLEGHAFSPEDVALARDMYLLQLCGGVDEKAVGACAQLVFAPIDESFADDAPLLPSGFRVIPLDPKADGPAPTRTLDLASTLEVGAGCARPSTEADTNNYNLRSVLTIAFQFTFDNHLRDNVAAMARQYVRSVVGSVQRVAMAISPSRLSSHIGPKSLPGSPEALTLARWIYRSYRIHTGGDLIRVESQAGDALLKQLWHHSDAIMCCSLKTNASPVFTFANQAGLNMLETTLVALQDIMLDKILDEAGRKILCSEFSKIMQQGFACLPAGICVSSMGRPVSYDQAIAWKVLNDDDSNHCLAFLFMNWSFV, encoded by the exons ATGGCACTTTCTATGCACAATAAGGAGGGAAATAATAAGCAGATGGATACAAGCAAGTATGTGAGGTACACACCTGAGCAAGTGGACGCATTGGAGAGGGTGTACACAGAATGCCCAAAGCCTAGTTCTTTGAGAAGGCAGCAGCTCATTAGAGAGTGTCCTATCCTTGCCAACATTGAGCCGAAACAAATCAAAGTCTGGTTTCAAAACCGCAG ATGCCGTGAAAAGCAGAGGAAGGAAGCTTCACGTCTCCATACAGTGAATAGGAAGCTGACTGCCATGAACAAGCTGTTGATGGAAGAGAACGATCGGTTACAGAAGCAGGTCTCACAGTTGGTTTATGAGAATGGATACATGCGTCAACAACTGCAGAAT GCTTCAGCAACGACCACAGACAATAGCTGTGAGTCTGTGGTCATGAGTGGTCAGCAGCAACAACAGCAAAACCCAACACCTCAGCATCCCCAGCGGGATGCTAACAACCCAGCTGG TCTTCTCGCAATAGCAGAGGAAACCCTGGCAGAGTTCCTTTCTAAGGCTACTGGAACTGCTGTTGACTGGGTCCAGATGATTGGGATGAAG CCTGGTCCGGATTCTATTGGCATTGTTGCTGTTTCCCGCAATTGTAGTGGGGTTGCAGCACGAGCCTGCGGCCTTGTGAGTCTAGAGCCCACAAAG GTTGCTGAAATCCTCAAAGATCGTCCATCTTGGTTTCGCGACTGTCGGTGCCTTGACGTATTGAGTGTAATTCCCACAGGAAATGGGGGCAAAATTGAGCTCATATACATGCAG ACTTATGCACCAACAACATTGGCTGCAGCACGTGACTTTTGGACGCTGAGATACACTACAACTTTGGAAGATGGCAGTCTCGCG GTTTGTGAGAGGTCATTAACTACTAACACTGGTGGTCCAGCTGGACCACCTGCTTCGAGCTTTGTAAGAGCTGAAATGCTTCCTAGTGGCTATCTAATTCGACCTTGTGAGGGTGGTGGCTCCATCATTCACATTGTGGACCATGTTGATTTAGAT GCTTGGAGCATTCCTGAAGTTCTGAGGCCCCTATATGAATCATCCAAAATTCTTGCTCAGAAAATGACCTTGGCT GCCTTACGGTACATACGGCAAATTTCACTAGAGACTAGTGGAGAAATTCAGTATGGTGGTGGTCGACAGCCTACTGTTTTAAGAACATTTAGTCAGAGACTTTGTAG GGGTTTCAATGATGCTGTCAATGGATTTGCAGATGATGGTTGGTCACTTCTCGGTGGTGATGGTGTGGAGGATGTGACCATTGTCATAAATTCATCTCCAAATAAATTTCTAGGGTCTCAATATAATGCTTCAGTGTTCCCAACTTTTGGAGGAGGGGTGCTGTGTGCAAAGGCATCAATGTTGCTGCAG AATGTCCCCCCTGCTCTGCTTGTTCAGTTTCTGAGGGAACATCGTTCAGAGTGGGCTGACTATGGGGTTGATACCTATTCTTCGGCATGTCTCAAAGCTAGTCCTTATGCAATTCCTTGCGCAAGACCTGGGGGTTTCCCCAGTGGCCAGGTCATTTTACCTCTTGCCCATACTGTGGAGCATGAGGAG TTCTTGGAGGTAGTTCGGCTGGAGGGCCATGCCTTTTCCCCTGAAGATGTAGCTTTGGCACGGGATATGTACCTGTTACAG CTTTGCGGTGGAGTTGATGAAAAAGCTGTTGGTGCCTGTGCCCAGCTTGTCTTTGCACCTATTGATGAATCCTTTGCTGATGATGCTCCTCTGTTGCCATCTGGTTTCCGTGTCATACCATTAGATCCTAAAGCA GATGGGCCTGCTCCAACTCGCACATTAGATTTGGCCTCTACGCTTGAAGTAGGTGCTGGTTGTGCACGCCCATCTACTGAGGCTGATACCAACAATTATAACCTTAGGTCAGTCCTGACAATTGCATTCCAATTTACTTTTGACAACCACTTGCGAGACAATGTGGCTGCTATGGCTCGCCAATATGTGCGTAGTGTTGTGGGGTCGGTTCAGAGGGTTGCAATGGCTATTTCCCCTTCACGGCTCAGCTCCCATATTGGGCCAAAGTCCCTTCCTGGCTCTCCTGAGGCTCTTACTTTGGCACGATGGATTTACCGAAGCTACAG GATCCACACCGGGGGAGATCTCATTCGGGTTGAATCCCAAGCTGGTGATGCTTTGTTGAAGCAACTTTGGCACCATTCAGATGCAATTATGTGCTGTTCCTTGAAAACCAAT GCATCTCCAGTCTTCACTTTTGCAAACCAGGCTGGTCTCAACATGCTTGAAACAACTCTCGTAGCCCTTCAAGATATTATGCTTGACAAGATTCTCGATGAAGCAGGCCGGAAGATTCTTTGCTCAGAGTTCTCTAAGATCATGCAACAG GGGTTTGCATGCCTGCCAGCTGGAATATGCGTATCCAGCATGGGGAGGCCAGTCTCCTATGACCAAGCTATTGCATGGAAAGTCCTCAACGATGATGATTCCAACCACTGCCTGGCCTTCCTGTTCATGAACTGGTCTTTTGTTTGA
- the LOC110648034 gene encoding homeobox-leucine zipper protein ATHB-14-like isoform X2: MNKLLMEENDRLQKQVSQLVYENGYMRQQLQNASATTTDNSCESVVMSGQQQQQQNPTPQHPQRDANNPAGLLAIAEETLAEFLSKATGTAVDWVQMIGMKPGPDSIGIVAVSRNCSGVAARACGLVSLEPTKVAEILKDRPSWFRDCRCLDVLSVIPTGNGGKIELIYMQTYAPTTLAAARDFWTLRYTTTLEDGSLAVCERSLTTNTGGPAGPPASSFVRAEMLPSGYLIRPCEGGGSIIHIVDHVDLDAWSIPEVLRPLYESSKILAQKMTLAALRYIRQISLETSGEIQYGGGRQPTVLRTFSQRLCRGFNDAVNGFADDGWSLLGGDGVEDVTIVINSSPNKFLGSQYNASVFPTFGGGVLCAKASMLLQNVPPALLVQFLREHRSEWADYGVDTYSSACLKASPYAIPCARPGGFPSGQVILPLAHTVEHEEFLEVVRLEGHAFSPEDVALARDMYLLQLCGGVDEKAVGACAQLVFAPIDESFADDAPLLPSGFRVIPLDPKADGPAPTRTLDLASTLEVGAGCARPSTEADTNNYNLRSVLTIAFQFTFDNHLRDNVAAMARQYVRSVVGSVQRVAMAISPSRLSSHIGPKSLPGSPEALTLARWIYRSYRIHTGGDLIRVESQAGDALLKQLWHHSDAIMCCSLKTNASPVFTFANQAGLNMLETTLVALQDIMLDKILDEAGRKILCSEFSKIMQQGFACLPAGICVSSMGRPVSYDQAIAWKVLNDDDSNHCLAFLFMNWSFV; encoded by the exons ATGAACAAGCTGTTGATGGAAGAGAACGATCGGTTACAGAAGCAGGTCTCACAGTTGGTTTATGAGAATGGATACATGCGTCAACAACTGCAGAAT GCTTCAGCAACGACCACAGACAATAGCTGTGAGTCTGTGGTCATGAGTGGTCAGCAGCAACAACAGCAAAACCCAACACCTCAGCATCCCCAGCGGGATGCTAACAACCCAGCTGG TCTTCTCGCAATAGCAGAGGAAACCCTGGCAGAGTTCCTTTCTAAGGCTACTGGAACTGCTGTTGACTGGGTCCAGATGATTGGGATGAAG CCTGGTCCGGATTCTATTGGCATTGTTGCTGTTTCCCGCAATTGTAGTGGGGTTGCAGCACGAGCCTGCGGCCTTGTGAGTCTAGAGCCCACAAAG GTTGCTGAAATCCTCAAAGATCGTCCATCTTGGTTTCGCGACTGTCGGTGCCTTGACGTATTGAGTGTAATTCCCACAGGAAATGGGGGCAAAATTGAGCTCATATACATGCAG ACTTATGCACCAACAACATTGGCTGCAGCACGTGACTTTTGGACGCTGAGATACACTACAACTTTGGAAGATGGCAGTCTCGCG GTTTGTGAGAGGTCATTAACTACTAACACTGGTGGTCCAGCTGGACCACCTGCTTCGAGCTTTGTAAGAGCTGAAATGCTTCCTAGTGGCTATCTAATTCGACCTTGTGAGGGTGGTGGCTCCATCATTCACATTGTGGACCATGTTGATTTAGAT GCTTGGAGCATTCCTGAAGTTCTGAGGCCCCTATATGAATCATCCAAAATTCTTGCTCAGAAAATGACCTTGGCT GCCTTACGGTACATACGGCAAATTTCACTAGAGACTAGTGGAGAAATTCAGTATGGTGGTGGTCGACAGCCTACTGTTTTAAGAACATTTAGTCAGAGACTTTGTAG GGGTTTCAATGATGCTGTCAATGGATTTGCAGATGATGGTTGGTCACTTCTCGGTGGTGATGGTGTGGAGGATGTGACCATTGTCATAAATTCATCTCCAAATAAATTTCTAGGGTCTCAATATAATGCTTCAGTGTTCCCAACTTTTGGAGGAGGGGTGCTGTGTGCAAAGGCATCAATGTTGCTGCAG AATGTCCCCCCTGCTCTGCTTGTTCAGTTTCTGAGGGAACATCGTTCAGAGTGGGCTGACTATGGGGTTGATACCTATTCTTCGGCATGTCTCAAAGCTAGTCCTTATGCAATTCCTTGCGCAAGACCTGGGGGTTTCCCCAGTGGCCAGGTCATTTTACCTCTTGCCCATACTGTGGAGCATGAGGAG TTCTTGGAGGTAGTTCGGCTGGAGGGCCATGCCTTTTCCCCTGAAGATGTAGCTTTGGCACGGGATATGTACCTGTTACAG CTTTGCGGTGGAGTTGATGAAAAAGCTGTTGGTGCCTGTGCCCAGCTTGTCTTTGCACCTATTGATGAATCCTTTGCTGATGATGCTCCTCTGTTGCCATCTGGTTTCCGTGTCATACCATTAGATCCTAAAGCA GATGGGCCTGCTCCAACTCGCACATTAGATTTGGCCTCTACGCTTGAAGTAGGTGCTGGTTGTGCACGCCCATCTACTGAGGCTGATACCAACAATTATAACCTTAGGTCAGTCCTGACAATTGCATTCCAATTTACTTTTGACAACCACTTGCGAGACAATGTGGCTGCTATGGCTCGCCAATATGTGCGTAGTGTTGTGGGGTCGGTTCAGAGGGTTGCAATGGCTATTTCCCCTTCACGGCTCAGCTCCCATATTGGGCCAAAGTCCCTTCCTGGCTCTCCTGAGGCTCTTACTTTGGCACGATGGATTTACCGAAGCTACAG GATCCACACCGGGGGAGATCTCATTCGGGTTGAATCCCAAGCTGGTGATGCTTTGTTGAAGCAACTTTGGCACCATTCAGATGCAATTATGTGCTGTTCCTTGAAAACCAAT GCATCTCCAGTCTTCACTTTTGCAAACCAGGCTGGTCTCAACATGCTTGAAACAACTCTCGTAGCCCTTCAAGATATTATGCTTGACAAGATTCTCGATGAAGCAGGCCGGAAGATTCTTTGCTCAGAGTTCTCTAAGATCATGCAACAG GGGTTTGCATGCCTGCCAGCTGGAATATGCGTATCCAGCATGGGGAGGCCAGTCTCCTATGACCAAGCTATTGCATGGAAAGTCCTCAACGATGATGATTCCAACCACTGCCTGGCCTTCCTGTTCATGAACTGGTCTTTTGTTTGA